The segment TGATGTTATGACCAAAGGCTCTGGCGATGCCAGAACACAACCGCTATTTTTCCTGATTACTACCGCTGGCAATGACCGAAACTCGATCTGCTATGAAGTGCATCAAAAAGCGACGGACATTTTGTCCGGAAGAAAAATTGACCCGACTTTCTATTCAGCTATTTATGGAATCGAGGATACTGACGATTGGGGCAATGAAGAAAATTGGTATAAGGCTAACCCATCCCTGGGTCATACCATTGATATAGAAAAAGTCAGGGCTGCCTTTCAAAGCGCGAAAGAGAATTTAGCCGAGGAAAACCTGTTTAGGCAATTACGGCTTAACCAATGGGTGAAGCAGTCAGTGCGCTGGATGCAGATGGACCGTTGGGACGAGTGCGATTTTCCAATCTGTCCCGAAAGTCTACACGGTAGAGTTTGTTATGGCGGGCTTGATTTATCTAGTACCACGGATATTACTGCTTTTGTGCTGGTGTTTCCGCCGCTTGAAGACGATGAGAAATTTATTGTGCTGCCTTATTTTTGGATTCCGGAGGATAATCTCGCAACCAGAGTTAGGCGCGATCATGTACCGTACGATATCTGGGAGCAACAGGGTTATATTAAGACCACCGAGGGCAACGTAGTTCATTATGGCTTCATTGAAGCGTTTATTGAGGAACTCAACACCAAGTATAACATCAAGGAAATTGCCTTCGACCGCTGGGGCGCTGTGCAAATGGTGCAAAATCTTGAAGGCATGGGTTTTACCGTTGTGCCGTTTGGCCAGGGTTATAAGGACATGTCTCCAGCGTCCAAGGAGCTGATGAAGCTGACCTTGGAAAAGAAGTTGGCTCATGGAAGCAATCCGGTGCTTCGTTGGATGATGGATAACATCTATGTAAAAACAGATCCGGCGGGCAACATCAAGCCAGATAAAGAAAAAAGCACCGATCGCATTGACGGTGCTGTAGCGCTTATCATGGCGCTGGACAGGGCTATTCGGAATGGTGGCTATAGTGGGAGCGTGTATGATAATAGAGGGATACTGGTGTTGTAGTTAAACTGGTTCGATACGACGTACAACTTTCATTGAGGCTATACCTGTTTTTTCGTAGGTCATTGCAGAGGTGACGTACTTGGGCTGATAAGATTTTGGAATATCTTTTTGCGACCTGGTTAAATATCCAAAAGGTTCTAGAACGATTCGTACCATTGTTCCTAAAGCTTGTTTTGTGAAGTTGTCCTTTAGGTCAAACTGGGGTGAAGACTGGCTCTCGTAATAATTTTCGATTTGAGCCAAGCAGGCACATAGAGCCGGTTTCCCAGCCTCGCTGATGTCAATCATTGCGATAATGTTTTGATCTTCAGACAAAATGGTATCAAAAATGTGGATGGCCTCTGCATTGCCGGAAAACTTTTTGTAGTTTGGGGCCTTTTGAAGAAAGTCACTAAAAGTTGCTTTCATAAAATAAAACCTCCTTAAAAACGTATTTTCAGTTACGTGTTATTACATAACTAATATAACATATCGATATAGGGAGTGCAATATGTTATTGAAAATATTTCTAAAAAGGCATGTATTTTCTTGAAAGTGGAGGTGACTCATGAAAATCCCCTTTTTATCGCGTTTTTTTCAAACAAGAGCCAGCCCGCAAAACAGCTTCTGGGGTAGCGCCTACAGTTTTTTCTTCGGCACCAGCTCCAGCGGCAAGACGGTCAACGAGCGAACGGCGCTGCAAACCACCGCGGTCTACGCCTGCGTCAGAATCCTGGCGGAAACCATCGCTTCGTTGCCAATGCACACTTATCGTTATACAGCCAACGGCAAGGAAAAAGCCATCGACCATCCAATCTATTATTTG is part of the Anaeromusa acidaminophila DSM 3853 genome and harbors:
- a CDS encoding terminase large subunit, whose product is MYDENKAQRAVQFINCLKHTKGQWRGVPFELLPWQDTIIREVFGTVKANGYRQYNSAYIEIPKKNGKSELAAAIALYMTCGDNEWGAEVYGCASDRQQASIVFDVAVDMVDQCPALKKRIKPIMSVKRLVYQPTNSFYQVLSAEAYTKHGLNVHAVVFDELHAQPNRNLYDVMTKGSGDARTQPLFFLITTAGNDRNSICYEVHQKATDILSGRKIDPTFYSAIYGIEDTDDWGNEENWYKANPSLGHTIDIEKVRAAFQSAKENLAEENLFRQLRLNQWVKQSVRWMQMDRWDECDFPICPESLHGRVCYGGLDLSSTTDITAFVLVFPPLEDDEKFIVLPYFWIPEDNLATRVRRDHVPYDIWEQQGYIKTTEGNVVHYGFIEAFIEELNTKYNIKEIAFDRWGAVQMVQNLEGMGFTVVPFGQGYKDMSPASKELMKLTLEKKLAHGSNPVLRWMMDNIYVKTDPAGNIKPDKEKSTDRIDGAVALIMALDRAIRNGGYSGSVYDNRGILVL